The genome window CCGGCCGCGCACGGCGAGCAGCCGGGTGCCGACCTGGCCCTGTACCTGGCGCGCCACGGCGTCAACGTCGAGGTGCTGCAGCACGACACGCCGCCGGGCCAGGACGTGGGCGCGGCCCTGCTGGCCATGGCCGCGCAGCGCCAGTGCGACCTGATCGTGATGGGCTGCTACGGCCACATGCGCCTGCGCGAAGCGCTGCTGGGCGGCGTCACGCGCACGGTGCTGCAGGACATGACGTTGCCGGTGCTGGTATCGCACTGACAGCGTCAGGCTGCCGTGGCGCCGAACAGCGCCCCGATGCCCGATGCCGCCGCCATCGACAGCGCGCTCCAGAACACCACGCGCAGCACGCCACGGCCCACGCGCGCGCCGCCGGCCCTGGCGGCCAGGCCGCCCAGCAAGGCCAGCGATAGCAGCGACGCCACGACGATGGCTGGCGCCAGCATGGACAACGGCGCCAGCAACACCACCAGCAGCGGCAACGCCGCGCCGACGGCAAAGCTGAGCGCCGAAGCGAGCGCCGCCTGCAGCGGACGCGCGCGCATGCTCTCGGTGATGCCCAGTTCATCGCGCGCATGCGCGCCGATCGCATCGTGCGCCGTCAACGCCCTGGCCACTTGCGCAGCCAGCGCCGGCTTCAGGCCGCGCGCCACATAAATGTGCGTCAACTCGTGCAGCTCCCCCTTCGGATCGCCGAGCAGCTCGCCGCCCTCGCGCTCCAGCGCCGCCTGTTCCGTATCGGCCTGCGACTGCACCGAGACATATTCGCCCGTGGCCATCGACATGGCGCCCGCCACCAGGCCGGCCACGCCGGCCACCAGAATGCTATCGTGCGTGGCGTGCGCCGCCACCACGCCCAGCACCAGGCTGGCCGTCGAGACGATGCCGTCATTGGCACCCAGCACGGCGGCGCGCAGCCAGCCCACGTTGTCCATCCGGTGAAACTCGCGGTGTCGCAATGGCATATTTTCTCCTTTAGGTATGCATGGCCGCGTCGGCGGGCGCGGGAAAGCGCACCGTCACCACCAGGCCCGCGCCATCGGGCCCGGCGGCCAGCTGCACGCTGGCGCCATGCGTTTCGGCGATGCGCCGCACGATCGACAAGCCCAGGCCGCTGCCCGGCTGCTGCGCGCCGGCGGCGCGGAAAAAGCGTTCGAACACGCGCTCGCGCAACTGCTCGGCGATGCCGGGTCCCGTGTCGCTCACGCGCAGCAGCACGCCATCGGCCTCGGTGCGGCATTCCAGCGCCAGCGTGCCGCCGGCCGGGGTGTAGCGCATGGCATTGTCCATCAGGTTGCGCGCCAGGATCAGGACATGGTCCGGCTGCAAACGGCACGGCGCCGTGGCCAGGTCGGCCCGCAGCAGCAGATCCTGGCGCTGCGCCTGCGCCATCCAGGCGGGCAGCTGGTCGGCCAGCACGGCGGCCAGGTCCAGCACGGGCAGGTCGGGCGGCGGCTGCGACTGCGGGTCGAGCCGGGACAAGGTCAGCAACTGCGCCACCAGGCGCGTGGCGCGGTCCACGCTCAGGCCAAGGCCCATCACCGATTCCTTGCGCTCGGCATCGCTGCGCGCGCGCTGCAGCACCTGCAGGTTGGTCTTGATGGCCGCCAGCGGCGTGCGCAGTTCATGCGCGGCATCGGCCGTGAAGCGCTGCTCCTGCTCGCGCGTCTGGCGCACGCGCACGAACAGGCGGTTGATGGCCTGCAGCAGCGGCTGCACTTCCAGCGGCGCGCCCGTCACGCTGACACTGGCAAGATCGTCGGGCGTGCGCAGCGCCACTTCATCGGCGCTACGGCGCAGGGCGCGAAACACGCGGTTGATGCTCCACCAGATGGCCAGCGCCGCCAGGGCGGCCATCGGCAAGCCGATGACCAGCAGCTTCAGGGCGAAGCGGCTGCTGATTTCCTGGCGGTGGCTGGCCGGTTCCGCCACCTGGATCTGCAGCTGCGCGTTGTGATTCCAGCTCGTGTAGATGCGCCACAGGCGGCCGTCGTTGTCGTGCCAGCTGTAGCCCACATCGGCCGGCGCGGCGAACGCCTGGTCCGGCGCGCCGGCGTTCTTGTACAGCAGGCGCTGCTGCGCATCCCACACCTGGAACAGCAGATACTGGCGGTGGTTG of Janthinobacterium sp. PAMC25594 contains these proteins:
- a CDS encoding VIT family protein, translating into MPLRHREFHRMDNVGWLRAAVLGANDGIVSTASLVLGVVAAHATHDSILVAGVAGLVAGAMSMATGEYVSVQSQADTEQAALEREGGELLGDPKGELHELTHIYVARGLKPALAAQVARALTAHDAIGAHARDELGITESMRARPLQAALASALSFAVGAALPLLVVLLAPLSMLAPAIVVASLLSLALLGGLAARAGGARVGRGVLRVVFWSALSMAAASGIGALFGATAA
- a CDS encoding ATP-binding protein; this encodes MMPIPGSAGAWSLRRTLLAVLLGLTFTLWGFSAAIVYLEAGRESQELFDQSLAETGHLLLALAEHEVQEHGASASLVMPVAQNRNHRQYLLFQVWDAQQRLLYKNAGAPDQAFAAPADVGYSWHDNDGRLWRIYTSWNHNAQLQIQVAEPASHRQEISSRFALKLLVIGLPMAALAALAIWWSINRVFRALRRSADEVALRTPDDLASVSVTGAPLEVQPLLQAINRLFVRVRQTREQEQRFTADAAHELRTPLAAIKTNLQVLQRARSDAERKESVMGLGLSVDRATRLVAQLLTLSRLDPQSQPPPDLPVLDLAAVLADQLPAWMAQAQRQDLLLRADLATAPCRLQPDHVLILARNLMDNAMRYTPAGGTLALECRTEADGVLLRVSDTGPGIAEQLRERVFERFFRAAGAQQPGSGLGLSIVRRIAETHGASVQLAAGPDGAGLVVTVRFPAPADAAMHT